A single Parabacteroides timonensis DNA region contains:
- the purL gene encoding phosphoribosylformylglycinamidine synthase — translation MILFFQSPTKTVLAVEAAHAFSPEDVQKLVWLFSEATPVQSETLDGWYVGPRREMITPWSTNAVEITQNMGLSGISRIEEYFPVSSGEADHDPMLQRIYNGLNQDIFTISKQPDPIVYIEDIAAYNQQEGLALSAEEVSYLNEVSQKLERKLTDSEVYGFAQVNSEHCRHKIFGGTFVIDGEEKESSLFNLIKKTSAENPNKLVSAYKDNVAFNEGPVIEQFAPASGDQPDFYETKEIKSVISLKAETHNFPTTVEPFNGAATGSGGEIRDRLGGGKASLPIAGTAVYMTAYPRTEGAREWEKILDPRPWLYQTPEQILIKASNGASDFGNKFGQPLICGSVLTFEHEENNKKYAYDKVIMLAGGVGYANMRDALKGDPQPGEKVVLLGGDNYRIGMGGGAVSSVNTGQYTSGIELNAVQRANPEMQKRVSNVIRAIAESDNNPVISIHDHGAGGHLNCLSELVEATGGHIDMSQLPVGDPTLSAKEIVGNESQERMGLLMKEEDVARVRRIADRERSPMYVVGETTNDMKFVFEQADGVKPIDIKLEYMFGKPPRTIMTDHTVSETYAPVVYKDSEIHHYLENVLQLEAVACKDWLTNKVDRSVTGKIARQQCQGELQLPLSDLGAVALDYRGKAGIATSIGHAPQVALVDPAAGSVMAIAESLTNIVFAPLADKLTGVSLSANWMWPCRNEGEDARLYTAVQAASDFACELGINIPTGKDSLSMTQKYGDDKVIAPGTVIISAGAEVSDIRKIVSPVLAHEKNSYIYYIDFSFDTMKLGGSAFAQALNKLGNEVPTVKDSEYFADAFNAVQDAIEKDLILAGHDISAGGMITTMLEMCFANVEGGLEVNLDKLSETDIVKILFAENPGILVQVKDKKAFEKLMEEAGVGFAIIAKPTAERHILVEKDGVQYHFGIDYMRDVWYESSYKLDIKQSGSVCAGNRFENYKMQPLEFKYGKNFTGKLADYGLTADRKGKSGIRAAVIREKGCQCERETSYALYLAGFDVKDVHMTDLASGRETLEDVNMIVFCGGFSNSDVLGSAKGWAGGFLYNEKAKKALDNFYARPDTLSLGICNGCQLMAELGVVYPEHEKKHKMLHNDSHKLESNFISVEIPKNHSVMFGPMSGQKLGIWITHGEGKFSFPYEEKEYHIALKYNYEGYPANPNGSPWSVAGVCSHDGRHMAMMPHLERALFPWQCGYYPADRKGDEVTPWIEGFVNARKWIEENKK, via the coding sequence AATCACCCAGAACATGGGATTGAGCGGTATCTCACGTATCGAAGAATACTTCCCTGTATCTTCCGGTGAGGCAGACCACGACCCGATGCTGCAACGCATTTACAACGGACTGAACCAGGATATCTTCACGATCAGTAAACAACCGGATCCGATTGTTTATATCGAAGATATTGCAGCTTACAACCAACAGGAAGGGCTGGCGCTGAGTGCTGAAGAGGTGTCTTACCTGAACGAAGTGAGCCAGAAGCTGGAACGTAAGCTGACCGACAGCGAAGTGTACGGTTTTGCACAGGTAAACTCGGAACACTGCCGTCACAAGATCTTCGGCGGTACATTCGTTATCGACGGAGAAGAGAAAGAAAGCTCTCTCTTTAACCTGATCAAGAAAACATCGGCAGAAAACCCGAACAAACTGGTTTCTGCTTATAAAGATAATGTGGCTTTCAACGAAGGTCCGGTGATCGAACAGTTTGCTCCGGCAAGCGGCGATCAGCCTGATTTCTATGAAACAAAGGAAATTAAATCGGTTATTTCCCTGAAAGCTGAAACACATAACTTCCCGACAACGGTAGAGCCGTTCAACGGTGCTGCTACCGGTTCAGGTGGTGAGATCCGTGACCGTCTGGGCGGAGGTAAAGCTTCTTTGCCTATCGCAGGTACAGCCGTTTACATGACTGCTTATCCGCGTACGGAAGGTGCCCGTGAATGGGAGAAGATACTGGACCCGCGCCCCTGGTTGTACCAGACACCGGAGCAGATTCTGATCAAGGCTTCCAACGGTGCTTCTGATTTCGGTAACAAGTTCGGCCAGCCGCTGATCTGCGGTTCGGTACTGACTTTCGAACACGAAGAGAATAATAAGAAATATGCTTACGATAAAGTGATCATGCTGGCAGGTGGTGTTGGTTATGCCAATATGCGCGATGCTTTGAAGGGTGATCCTCAGCCGGGTGAAAAGGTCGTACTGCTGGGTGGTGACAACTACCGTATCGGTATGGGCGGTGGTGCCGTATCTTCTGTAAATACAGGACAGTACACCAGCGGTATCGAGTTGAACGCCGTACAGCGTGCCAACCCGGAAATGCAGAAACGTGTATCGAACGTGATCCGTGCGATTGCCGAGTCTGACAACAATCCGGTAATCTCCATCCACGACCACGGTGCAGGCGGTCACCTGAACTGTCTGTCTGAGTTGGTGGAAGCTACCGGCGGACACATCGATATGAGCCAGTTGCCTGTTGGCGACCCGACGCTTTCTGCCAAGGAAATCGTAGGAAACGAGAGCCAGGAACGTATGGGCTTACTGATGAAGGAAGAAGACGTTGCCCGCGTACGCCGCATTGCCGACCGCGAACGCTCTCCGATGTATGTAGTAGGTGAAACGACTAACGATATGAAATTCGTATTCGAGCAGGCCGACGGTGTGAAACCGATCGACATCAAGCTGGAATATATGTTCGGTAAACCGCCTAGAACAATCATGACAGACCATACGGTGAGCGAAACGTATGCTCCGGTGGTTTATAAAGATTCAGAAATACATCATTACTTGGAGAATGTACTCCAACTGGAAGCTGTTGCATGTAAAGACTGGTTGACTAATAAGGTAGACCGTTCTGTGACAGGTAAGATTGCCCGTCAGCAGTGCCAGGGTGAATTGCAGTTGCCGTTGAGTGACCTAGGTGCCGTAGCATTGGATTACCGCGGAAAGGCTGGTATCGCTACTTCCATCGGTCATGCTCCGCAGGTGGCTTTGGTCGATCCGGCTGCCGGTTCGGTAATGGCTATCGCCGAGTCGTTGACGAATATCGTATTCGCTCCGCTGGCAGATAAGTTGACCGGTGTTTCTTTGAGTGCCAACTGGATGTGGCCGTGCCGCAACGAAGGAGAAGACGCCCGTCTGTACACGGCTGTTCAGGCTGCTTCTGATTTTGCCTGCGAACTGGGTATCAATATCCCGACAGGTAAAGACTCTTTGTCGATGACGCAGAAGTATGGCGACGATAAGGTGATCGCTCCGGGTACGGTAATTATCTCGGCAGGTGCTGAGGTAAGCGATATTCGCAAGATCGTTTCTCCTGTATTGGCTCACGAAAAGAATTCTTACATATATTATATAGACTTCTCGTTCGATACGATGAAGTTGGGCGGTTCTGCTTTTGCGCAGGCTTTGAACAAGCTGGGTAATGAAGTGCCGACCGTGAAGGATAGCGAATATTTCGCAGATGCGTTCAACGCCGTGCAGGATGCGATCGAGAAAGATCTGATCCTTGCCGGACACGATATTTCGGCTGGTGGTATGATCACTACCATGCTTGAAATGTGCTTTGCAAACGTTGAAGGCGGTCTGGAAGTCAACCTGGACAAACTGTCGGAAACAGACATCGTGAAGATCCTGTTCGCTGAAAACCCGGGTATCCTGGTACAGGTGAAGGACAAGAAGGCGTTCGAAAAGCTGATGGAAGAAGCCGGTGTCGGTTTCGCTATCATCGCCAAGCCGACTGCCGAGCGTCATATCCTGGTGGAAAAAGACGGTGTTCAGTATCACTTCGGCATCGACTATATGCGTGACGTGTGGTACGAATCGTCTTACAAACTGGATATCAAGCAGAGCGGTAGTGTATGCGCAGGCAACCGTTTCGAAAACTATAAGATGCAGCCGCTGGAATTTAAATACGGCAAGAACTTCACCGGTAAGCTGGCTGACTACGGCCTGACTGCCGACCGTAAAGGTAAGAGCGGTATCCGTGCTGCCGTGATCCGTGAAAAGGGTTGCCAGTGCGAACGTGAAACCTCTTACGCATTGTATCTGGCCGGTTTCGACGTGAAAGACGTTCACATGACCGACCTGGCTTCGGGACGTGAAACACTGGAAGATGTGAATATGATCGTATTCTGCGGTGGTTTCTCCAACTCCGACGTTTTAGGTTCAGCCAAGGGATGGGCCGGTGGTTTCTTGTATAACGAAAAGGCAAAGAAAGCATTGGATAACTTCTATGCACGTCCCGATACGTTGAGTCTGGGTATCTGTAACGGTTGCCAGCTGATGGCTGAACTGGGTGTGGTTTATCCGGAACACGAAAAGAAACATAAGATGTTGCATAACGACTCTCACAAACTGGAGTCTAACTTTATCTCTGTAGAGATCCCGAAGAACCATTCAGTGATGTTCGGTCCGATGAGCGGACAGAAACTGGGTATCTGGATCACACACGGAGAAGGAAAGTTCAGCTTCCCGTACGAAGAGAAAGAATATCATATTGCTCTTAAATACAACTACGAAGGCTATCCTGCCAATCCGAACGGTTCGCCTTGGTCGGTTGCCGGTGTCTGCTCACACGACGGACGTCACATGGCTATGATGCCTCACCTGGAACGTGCTTTGTTCCCATGGCAGTGCGGTTATTATCCTGCTGACCGTAAAGGTGACGAAGTAACTCCGTGGATCGAAGGTTTTGTAAATGCACGCAAGTGGATTGAAGAAAACAAGAAGTAA
- a CDS encoding porin family protein, giving the protein MKKIAFALLLSCLGVVYGFAQEFHFIPKVGLNLSTITGLYDMGVRPGLNVGLSGEFLLTSRFAFEPGVYYSMQGAKGDIVIADENGQSQDGTMTCGADYLNIPVYAKWYSNVGGLYLFGGPQISIKVHETNKVKAFGRDDVDPFEGASTLKTFDLGLGVGLGYQFDSGLLASAGYTIGFLNPFKDSYGKTYLNSVFQFNLGWRF; this is encoded by the coding sequence ATGAAGAAGATTGCTTTTGCCTTATTGTTATCTTGCTTAGGTGTGGTGTATGGATTTGCTCAGGAATTCCATTTTATACCGAAAGTCGGTTTGAATCTGTCAACAATAACGGGGTTATACGATATGGGAGTTCGTCCGGGTCTTAATGTCGGTCTTTCTGGAGAATTCTTGTTAACTTCCAGGTTTGCATTCGAGCCGGGAGTTTATTATTCGATGCAGGGAGCAAAAGGAGATATTGTTATAGCTGATGAAAATGGTCAGAGTCAGGACGGTACCATGACTTGTGGAGCCGACTATCTGAATATCCCGGTTTATGCTAAATGGTATTCGAATGTAGGCGGTTTGTATCTCTTCGGCGGTCCTCAAATTAGTATTAAAGTACATGAGACAAATAAAGTGAAAGCCTTCGGAAGGGATGATGTCGATCCGTTTGAAGGTGCTTCTACATTGAAAACGTTTGATCTGGGTCTGGGAGTTGGTCTGGGCTATCAGTTTGATTCCGGGTTGTTAGCTTCGGCCGGCTATACAATCGGTTTTCTTAATCCGTTTAAGGATTCATATGGAAAAACTTACCTGAACAGTGTCTTCCAGTTTAATCTCGGCTGGCGCTTTTAA